A DNA window from Maribellus comscasis contains the following coding sequences:
- a CDS encoding LytTR family DNA-binding domain-containing protein, producing MSNNIIDQFISLSKRYFKIYLVISISVFLFILFFQPFPSHKFELENKNLFIAGYGLIIFIIQVIIQIIFQRHLLRNNLDGVYRPMLNSLYYFSQIALISIAFVFYIRYVGNTGITFNIVLRVVVINLSAPVTIYLKETFSSTHGKYKKLLEENRMMQDKIRQFSESYADKFIEFISENEADNIRLQISEIIFVKSADNYVEIGFRDGGEIRKKMVRNTLKNIEKQLKEFNNFVRTHRSSIVNIQYIDKLNKNFNNYWLTLIDTKETIPVSRQYLMVVKDLF from the coding sequence ATGTCGAACAATATTATAGATCAGTTTATTTCGCTATCAAAAAGATATTTTAAGATTTATCTGGTGATCAGCATTTCTGTGTTCCTGTTTATCCTTTTTTTCCAACCTTTTCCTTCACATAAATTCGAACTTGAGAATAAAAATTTGTTTATTGCCGGCTATGGCTTAATAATTTTTATTATTCAGGTAATCATACAAATTATTTTTCAACGCCACCTCCTTCGCAACAATTTGGATGGAGTATATCGTCCAATGCTGAATTCTCTGTATTACTTTTCGCAGATAGCTTTAATCAGCATTGCGTTTGTATTTTATATTCGCTATGTTGGAAATACAGGAATTACGTTTAATATTGTTCTGCGCGTTGTAGTTATTAACCTAAGCGCACCTGTTACCATATATTTGAAAGAAACCTTTTCATCGACGCACGGAAAATACAAGAAGCTTTTGGAGGAAAACAGGATGATGCAGGACAAAATAAGGCAATTCTCAGAAAGCTACGCAGACAAGTTTATTGAATTCATTTCTGAGAATGAAGCCGATAATATCAGGCTACAGATATCAGAGATTATTTTTGTAAAATCAGCTGATAATTATGTGGAAATAGGTTTTCGGGACGGTGGCGAGATTAGGAAAAAGATGGTTCGGAATACCCTGAAGAATATCGAAAAACAACTAAAAGAGTTTAATAATTTTGTACGCACACACCGCTCAAGTATTGTCAATATCCAATACATCGATAAGTTGAATAAAAACTTTAATAACTACTGGTTGACACTTATTGATACAAAAGAGACAATTCCAGTTTCCCGTCAGTATTTAATGGTTGTAAAGGACTTGTTTTAG
- a CDS encoding RteC domain-containing protein has product MKSPAYNATIRKLENELSQLEIQPHCFIETTEKAIGLCNKVILKLREMVFKNGFLNDAEEIYFFKHIKPKVFSKLIYYTEVFNIESHRPESEDADQIGYLKYMLQKHTKEIEEDKAFYQYYK; this is encoded by the coding sequence ATGAAAAGCCCGGCATACAATGCAACAATCAGAAAACTTGAAAACGAATTATCCCAATTAGAAATCCAACCGCATTGTTTTATCGAAACAACGGAGAAAGCAATTGGATTATGCAACAAAGTTATCCTGAAACTTAGGGAAATGGTATTTAAGAATGGATTCTTAAACGATGCAGAAGAAATTTACTTTTTCAAACACATAAAACCAAAGGTATTTAGTAAACTGATATATTATACCGAGGTATTTAACATCGAATCCCACAGGCCGGAATCAGAAGATGCTGATCAAATCGGATATTTGAAGTACATGCTGCAAAAACATACAAAAGAAATAGAAGAAGACAAGGCATTTTACCAGTACTACAAATGA
- a CDS encoding RteC domain-containing protein, which yields MAKMMVCEQLQKCLYDEISKLKVNPKKSFMNFNHNKPISTLEWTGPNINAVELVYALYYARVINNGQADIIEIARLLNTGKLKIRPNG from the coding sequence TTGGCAAAAATGATGGTATGTGAACAGCTTCAAAAATGCCTATACGATGAAATATCAAAACTGAAGGTTAATCCAAAGAAGAGCTTTATGAATTTTAACCACAATAAACCTATTTCGACTTTAGAGTGGACGGGGCCTAATATTAATGCGGTGGAGCTCGTTTATGCACTGTACTATGCCCGGGTTATCAATAACGGTCAGGCCGATATTATTGAGATTGCCCGTTTGTTGAATACTGGAAAACTGAAGATCAGGCCAAACGGATAG
- a CDS encoding fatty acid desaturase family protein — MGNIKYSKDKLDFTTDLRNSVNEYFSKNNIQPHGNWKIYVKTIFMSLLYLAPFILMISGLVSSVILVLLCWFIMGLGMSGLGMVTMHDANHGSFSKNQKVNRFFGNSLYLLGGFPANWRFQHNTLHHGFTNIEGHDEDIAPPGILRFSPHRPIKAIHRYQHIYAWFFYSLMTISWIVAKDFKRLKKYEEMGAKLSSKRNFNKLLIDIIISKILYYSVFLIIPLLTIPVSWYWVIGGFLLMHFTSGLVLSTIFQTAHVVPTSEYPIPDGNGELDNNWTIHQLYTTCDYSPKSTIFSWLVGGLNYQVEHHLFPYISHIHYRDISEIVQAKAKEHNLPYHVNKNFAQAVWQHIKMLKFLGEFDESAKLTAVPVSKKKKSMAVFQ; from the coding sequence ATGGGAAACATAAAATATTCAAAAGATAAGCTCGATTTTACAACTGATTTAAGAAATTCAGTAAACGAGTATTTTAGCAAAAACAATATACAACCGCATGGAAATTGGAAAATCTATGTGAAAACTATTTTTATGAGCCTTTTATATCTGGCTCCTTTTATACTTATGATTTCAGGATTAGTATCTTCTGTAATCCTGGTATTGTTGTGTTGGTTTATTATGGGGCTTGGAATGTCGGGACTCGGAATGGTTACCATGCACGATGCCAATCATGGTTCTTTTTCCAAAAACCAGAAAGTGAACCGATTTTTTGGCAATTCATTGTATTTGCTTGGTGGTTTTCCGGCCAACTGGCGCTTTCAACATAACACCCTTCACCATGGATTTACCAATATTGAAGGGCATGATGAAGATATTGCTCCTCCGGGAATTTTACGGTTTTCACCTCACCGCCCAATAAAAGCGATACACCGTTATCAGCATATATACGCATGGTTCTTTTATAGCCTGATGACGATTTCGTGGATTGTAGCCAAAGATTTCAAACGATTAAAAAAGTACGAAGAGATGGGTGCAAAATTGAGTAGCAAGCGAAATTTTAACAAGTTGCTGATTGATATAATAATTTCAAAAATTCTTTATTACAGTGTATTTCTGATAATTCCGCTGTTGACAATTCCTGTTTCATGGTACTGGGTAATTGGCGGATTTTTACTGATGCATTTTACAAGCGGACTGGTGTTAAGCACTATTTTTCAAACCGCTCATGTAGTTCCAACTTCAGAATATCCGATTCCTGACGGAAATGGTGAATTAGATAATAACTGGACGATACATCAGTTGTACACTACATGCGATTATTCACCTAAAAGCACAATCTTTTCCTGGCTGGTCGGTGGCTTGAATTACCAGGTGGAACACCATTTATTCCCTTACATCAGCCATATACACTACAGGGATATTTCAGAAATTGTTCAGGCGAAAGCCAAAGAACATAACCTTCCGTATCATGTTAACAAGAATTTTGCACAGGCAGTATGGCAACACATCAAAATGTTAAAGTTTCTTGGGGAGTTTGACGAGTCGGCCAAACTAACTGCTGTTCCAGTTTCAAAAAAGAAAAAGTCGATGGCTGTTTTCCAATAA
- a CDS encoding magnesium-dependent phosphatase-1 → MEVFVFELDFTIWNAGDIWCSETSPPYLWENGKLYDRGGRWIRLYPNAINILEYLKENEKIIAAASRTYQRDWANQLLKLFNIDKYFDVTEVYPGSKEAHFKNILNLTGSNPERVVFFDDEQRNIEQIEKLGVNCVLIENGINLKRIREFID, encoded by the coding sequence ATGGAAGTTTTTGTCTTTGAGCTTGATTTTACAATCTGGAATGCAGGTGATATCTGGTGTAGCGAGACTAGTCCCCCGTATCTGTGGGAAAACGGAAAATTATATGACAGGGGAGGTCGGTGGATACGTCTTTATCCTAATGCAATTAACATTCTGGAATATCTAAAAGAAAATGAGAAAATAATAGCCGCTGCTTCACGTACATATCAGCGGGACTGGGCAAACCAATTATTAAAACTATTCAATATTGACAAATACTTTGATGTAACGGAAGTTTATCCGGGTAGTAAAGAAGCGCATTTTAAAAATATTTTGAATCTAACCGGATCTAATCCAGAACGGGTAGTCTTTTTTGATGATGAGCAAAGAAACATAGAACAAATAGAGAAGCTGGGAGTAAATTGTGTTTTGATAGAAAATGGAATTAACTTAAAAAGGATTAGAGAATTTATTGATTAA
- a CDS encoding B12-binding domain-containing radical SAM protein — protein MKVLMIYPKYPDTYWSFKHALKFISKRAAVPPLGLITVSAMLSENWQKKLIDLNIEELKNEDLEWADYVFLSSMYVQKESVSEILARCKNYPLKVIAGGPLFTQEFDNYSQIDHFILNEAEITLPLFLCDLQNGVPPKRIYQTNEYADLSFSPVPDFYLLNLKAYASMSLQVSRGCPFSCNFCEITALLGHKVRMKTKEQIIKELETLYNLNWQGAVSVVDDNFIGNKKIIKNELLPAIIEWMKLHNHPFSFSAQTSINLADDDRLLTMMREAGFISTFIGIETPVEESLQSCHKIQNENRDLLENVKQIQKAGLQVSGGFIVGFDSDTSTVFQRQIDFIQKSGIVSAMVGLLNAPKNTRLYKQMEKENRLTVDATGSNTDFTMNFIPKMDNQKLQDGYQYIINNIYKEKPYYKRIRELFLNYKPVKVGKSNIDFARIKAFFKSIFILGMLNKGRFEYWKFIVWTLMNKPNLFIDAITLAVYGYHFRTVYGLRQNRHKY, from the coding sequence ATGAAAGTTCTGATGATATATCCAAAATACCCCGATACTTACTGGAGTTTTAAGCATGCGTTAAAGTTTATTTCCAAGAGAGCTGCCGTGCCTCCATTAGGATTAATAACAGTTTCAGCCATGTTGTCGGAGAATTGGCAGAAAAAGTTGATTGATTTAAATATTGAGGAGCTTAAAAACGAAGACCTGGAATGGGCAGATTATGTTTTTCTGAGCAGTATGTATGTTCAAAAAGAATCTGTATCTGAAATTTTAGCCCGTTGTAAAAATTATCCACTAAAGGTTATTGCTGGCGGCCCTTTGTTTACCCAGGAATTTGATAATTATTCGCAAATCGATCATTTCATTTTAAACGAAGCAGAAATTACGCTTCCCTTGTTTTTATGCGATTTACAAAATGGGGTCCCGCCAAAAAGAATTTATCAGACCAATGAATATGCCGATTTATCGTTTTCTCCGGTTCCCGATTTTTACTTATTGAATTTAAAAGCATATGCTTCCATGAGCCTTCAGGTATCAAGGGGATGTCCCTTTTCGTGCAATTTCTGTGAAATTACAGCATTACTCGGGCACAAAGTAAGAATGAAAACCAAAGAACAGATAATAAAAGAATTGGAAACACTTTATAACCTGAATTGGCAAGGGGCAGTATCCGTTGTAGATGATAATTTTATCGGGAATAAAAAAATTATTAAAAACGAGTTGCTTCCTGCAATAATTGAATGGATGAAATTACACAACCATCCTTTCAGTTTTAGCGCACAAACTTCGATAAACCTTGCCGACGATGACCGGTTACTGACGATGATGCGTGAAGCGGGATTTATTTCAACTTTCATAGGAATTGAAACTCCGGTTGAAGAATCTTTACAGAGTTGCCACAAAATTCAGAATGAAAACCGGGATTTACTGGAAAATGTCAAGCAAATCCAGAAGGCTGGGTTACAGGTTTCTGGTGGGTTTATCGTAGGTTTCGACAGTGATACTTCCACCGTATTCCAGCGGCAAATCGATTTTATTCAGAAAAGCGGAATCGTATCGGCTATGGTAGGCTTGCTCAATGCACCAAAAAACACCCGACTATATAAACAAATGGAAAAGGAAAACAGGCTGACCGTTGATGCAACCGGGAGCAACACCGATTTTACAATGAACTTTATACCAAAAATGGATAATCAAAAGTTACAGGATGGCTACCAATATATCATAAACAATATTTATAAGGAAAAACCCTATTACAAGCGCATCAGGGAATTGTTCCTGAATTACAAACCGGTAAAAGTTGGTAAAAGCAACATTGACTTTGCCCGGATAAAGGCGTTTTTTAAATCCATTTTTATATTGGGTATGCTGAACAAGGGCAGGTTCGAATATTGGAAGTTTATCGTCTGGACATTGATGAATAAACCCAACCTTTTTATAGACGCCATAACTTTGGCAGTGTACGGTTATCATTTCAGAACAGTTTACGGACTTAGACAAAACCGGCACAAATATTAA